One genomic window of Streptomyces sp. NBC_01276 includes the following:
- a CDS encoding acyl-CoA dehydrogenase family protein — MQRRIFDADHEAFRETVRTFLNKEVLPHYDQWEKDGIVSREAWRAAGRQGLLGLAVPEEYGGGGNPDFRYAAVIAEECTRAGAPGLAIGLHNDIIGPYLTSLATEEQKGRWLPGFCSGETITAIAMTEPGAGSDLQGIRTTAEDRGDHWLLNGSKTFISNGILADLVIVVAKTTPEGGAHGLSLLVVERGTEGFERGRNLDKIGQKAQDTAELFFHDVRVPKENLLGEQNGAFVHLMTNLAQERIGIAMAAIAAAEHLVEITTQYVKEREAFGRPLAKLQHIRFEIAEMATECAVTRAFLDRCITDHANGDLDHVHASMAKWWATELQKRVADRCLQLHGGYGYMSEYRVARAFTDGRIQTIYGGTTEIMKEIIGRSLLG; from the coding sequence ATGCAACGCCGTATCTTCGACGCCGACCACGAGGCGTTCCGCGAGACCGTCCGCACCTTCCTGAACAAGGAGGTGCTGCCGCACTACGACCAGTGGGAGAAGGACGGCATCGTCAGCCGCGAGGCCTGGCGGGCCGCGGGCCGCCAGGGCCTCCTCGGCCTCGCCGTGCCCGAGGAGTACGGGGGCGGCGGCAACCCCGACTTCCGCTACGCGGCCGTGATCGCCGAGGAGTGCACCCGGGCCGGGGCCCCCGGCCTCGCCATCGGCCTGCACAACGACATCATCGGCCCCTACCTCACCTCGCTGGCGACCGAGGAGCAGAAGGGGCGCTGGCTCCCCGGCTTCTGCTCCGGCGAGACCATCACCGCGATCGCGATGACCGAGCCGGGCGCGGGCAGCGACCTCCAGGGGATCCGCACCACCGCCGAGGACCGGGGCGACCACTGGCTGCTCAACGGCTCCAAGACCTTCATCTCCAACGGCATCCTCGCCGACCTGGTGATCGTGGTCGCCAAGACCACCCCCGAGGGCGGGGCCCACGGCCTGTCCCTGCTGGTCGTCGAGCGCGGCACGGAGGGTTTCGAGCGCGGCCGCAACCTCGACAAGATCGGCCAGAAGGCGCAGGACACCGCCGAACTCTTCTTCCACGACGTGCGCGTCCCCAAGGAGAACCTGCTCGGCGAGCAGAACGGCGCCTTCGTCCACCTGATGACCAACCTCGCGCAGGAGCGCATAGGCATCGCGATGGCCGCGATCGCCGCCGCCGAACACCTGGTGGAGATCACCACGCAGTACGTGAAGGAGCGCGAGGCCTTCGGCAGGCCCCTCGCCAAGCTCCAGCACATCCGCTTCGAGATAGCGGAGATGGCCACCGAGTGCGCGGTCACCCGGGCCTTCCTCGACCGCTGCATCACCGACCACGCGAACGGCGACCTGGACCACGTCCACGCCTCGATGGCCAAGTGGTGGGCCACGGAACTCCAGAAGCGCGTCGCCGACCGTTGCCTGCAACTGCACGGCGGGTACGGCTACATGAGCGAATACCGGGTCGCCCGTGCCTTCACCGACGGCCGCATCCAGACCATCTACGGCGGCACGACCGAGATCATGAAAGAGATCATCGGCCGCTCCCTCCTCGGCTGA
- a CDS encoding LLM class F420-dependent oxidoreductase, whose amino-acid sequence MELSMLLDYAGDPRKAADEAAALEAAGLDAVWVAEAWGFDSPTIMGYLAARTERMKIGSAILNVYSRTPALIAQTAAGLDAVSGGRALLGLGASGPQVVEGWHGKPYDRPLGRTRETVELCRRVWRRETIDHHGITDMPLPASMGSGLGKPLKILTRPVRSAVPVYIASLGPANVRMTAEIADGWLPTLFIPEKAAAVWGGPLAEGTARRPPELGPLQTVAGGLLAIGEDAAAARDLARPQIALYVGGMGAPGKNFYNDLAVAYGYGEEARRIQELYLAGRKRDAAAAVPDEFCELMTLCGPEGYVRERVEAFREAGVTMLNVTPVGPEPARLIETVKSWL is encoded by the coding sequence ATGGAACTGTCCATGCTGCTCGACTACGCGGGCGATCCCCGCAAGGCCGCCGACGAGGCCGCGGCGCTGGAGGCCGCCGGGCTCGACGCCGTGTGGGTGGCCGAGGCCTGGGGCTTCGACTCCCCGACCATCATGGGGTACCTGGCGGCCCGCACCGAGCGGATGAAGATCGGCTCGGCCATCCTCAACGTGTACTCCCGCACCCCGGCGCTCATCGCCCAGACCGCCGCCGGACTGGACGCGGTCTCCGGCGGCCGGGCGCTGCTCGGCCTCGGCGCCTCCGGGCCGCAGGTGGTCGAGGGCTGGCACGGGAAGCCGTACGACAGGCCGCTCGGCCGGACCCGGGAGACCGTCGAGCTGTGCCGGCGCGTGTGGCGCCGCGAGACGATCGACCACCACGGCATCACCGACATGCCGCTGCCGGCGTCGATGGGCAGCGGGCTCGGCAAACCCCTGAAGATCCTCACCCGGCCGGTGCGCTCCGCCGTTCCCGTCTACATCGCCTCGCTCGGCCCGGCCAACGTGCGGATGACCGCCGAGATCGCGGACGGCTGGCTGCCCACCCTCTTCATCCCGGAGAAGGCCGCCGCGGTGTGGGGCGGCCCGCTCGCCGAGGGGACGGCCAGGAGGCCGCCGGAACTGGGTCCGCTCCAGACGGTGGCGGGCGGCCTGCTGGCCATCGGCGAGGACGCGGCCGCCGCGCGGGACCTCGCGCGCCCGCAGATCGCCCTGTACGTCGGCGGCATGGGCGCGCCCGGAAAGAACTTCTACAACGACCTCGCCGTCGCCTACGGGTACGGCGAGGAGGCCCGCAGGATCCAGGAGCTCTACCTCGCCGGACGCAAGCGCGACGCCGCTGCCGCCGTCCCGGACGAGTTCTGCGAGCTCATGACCCTGTGCGGGCCCGAGGGCTACGTGCGCGAGCGCGTCGAGGCGTTCCGGGAGGCGGGCGTCACCATGCTCAACGTCACGCCCGTCGGCCCCGAGCCGGCCCGCCTGATCGAAACCGTCAAGAGCTGGCTCTAG
- a CDS encoding CaiB/BaiF CoA transferase family protein: MAVTAGPLAGVRVVELAGIGPGPFAAMVLADLGADVVRVDRPGGGALGIDPAYDITNRGKRSVVLDLKSADGPARVLELVERADVLIEGFRPGVAERLGVGPADCHARNPKLVYGRMTGWGQEGPLAHAAGHDIAYIAVTGALGMIGDPDGPPAVPANLVGDYAGGSLYLVIGVLAALQHARTPGGTGQVVDAAIVDGTAHLTAMIHGMVAAGGWQDRRGANLLDGGCPFYGTYETSDGRYMAVGALEQQFYDTFVELLGIGDQADARKDPARWGALREAVAARFRTRTRAEWTEVFEGTDACVAPVLSLREAPHHPHLAARATFTDFGGITQPAPAPRFSATPAAVTAGPALPGADTAAVARDWDVPGLTGTATETGTGKGEDA, from the coding sequence ATGGCAGTGACAGCAGGCCCGCTCGCGGGAGTACGCGTCGTCGAACTGGCCGGCATCGGACCGGGGCCGTTCGCCGCGATGGTCCTCGCCGACCTCGGCGCGGACGTGGTGCGCGTGGACCGGCCCGGCGGCGGCGCCCTGGGCATCGACCCGGCCTACGACATCACCAACCGGGGCAAGCGCTCCGTCGTGCTCGACCTCAAGTCCGCCGACGGCCCCGCCCGCGTGCTGGAGCTGGTCGAACGGGCCGACGTACTGATCGAGGGCTTCCGCCCCGGGGTCGCCGAGCGGCTCGGGGTCGGCCCGGCCGACTGCCACGCCCGCAACCCGAAGCTGGTCTACGGCCGGATGACCGGGTGGGGCCAGGAGGGCCCGCTCGCCCACGCCGCCGGGCACGACATCGCGTACATCGCCGTCACCGGCGCCCTCGGCATGATCGGCGACCCGGACGGGCCCCCGGCGGTACCGGCCAACCTGGTCGGCGACTACGCGGGCGGCTCCCTCTACCTCGTCATCGGCGTCCTCGCCGCCCTCCAGCACGCCCGCACCCCCGGCGGCACCGGCCAGGTGGTGGACGCCGCGATCGTCGACGGCACCGCGCACCTCACCGCCATGATCCACGGGATGGTCGCGGCCGGCGGCTGGCAGGACCGGCGCGGAGCCAACCTCCTCGACGGCGGCTGCCCCTTCTACGGCACCTACGAGACCTCCGACGGCCGCTACATGGCGGTCGGCGCGCTGGAGCAGCAGTTCTACGACACCTTCGTGGAACTCCTCGGCATCGGGGACCAGGCCGACGCCCGCAAGGACCCGGCCCGCTGGGGCGCGCTGCGCGAGGCCGTCGCCGCCCGCTTCAGGACCCGTACCCGCGCCGAGTGGACCGAGGTCTTCGAGGGCACCGACGCCTGCGTGGCCCCCGTGCTCTCCCTGCGCGAGGCGCCGCACCACCCGCACCTCGCCGCCCGCGCCACCTTCACCGACTTCGGCGGGATCACCCAGCCCGCCCCCGCGCCCCGGTTCTCCGCGACCCCGGCGGCCGTCACCGCGGGCCCCGCCCTGCCGGGCGCCGACACCGCGGCGGTGGCCCGGGACTGGGACGTGCCGGGCCTGACGGGAACAGCGACGGAAACCGGAACCGGGAAGGGCGAGGACGCCTGA
- a CDS encoding MmcQ/YjbR family DNA-binding protein: MKAAVRKWEKVRAFALGLPEAVEEHPWGPEDGVVKVNKKIFVFLGNADGPGPPGLSVKLKDEALHGHAMTAPGAAPTGYGLGRAGWVSVPLGEKGAPSAEVLCEWVEESYRTVALKRHVRELDARSPEPATREID; this comes from the coding sequence ATGAAGGCTGCGGTGCGCAAGTGGGAGAAGGTGCGCGCGTTTGCCCTAGGGCTGCCCGAGGCGGTGGAGGAGCATCCCTGGGGGCCCGAGGACGGTGTGGTGAAGGTCAACAAGAAGATCTTCGTCTTCCTGGGGAACGCTGACGGCCCCGGGCCGCCCGGCCTCTCCGTGAAGCTGAAGGACGAGGCCCTGCACGGGCACGCGATGACCGCTCCCGGGGCGGCGCCCACCGGGTACGGGCTCGGCAGGGCGGGCTGGGTGTCCGTACCGCTGGGGGAGAAGGGGGCCCCGTCGGCCGAGGTGCTGTGCGAATGGGTGGAGGAGAGCTACCGGACCGTCGCCCTCAAGCGGCACGTCAGGGAACTGGACGCCCGGAGCCCGGAACCGGCCACACGGGAAATCGACTAA
- a CDS encoding trans-acting enoyl reductase family protein, whose product MNEHVRRSRPQRAYDIVLFGATGFVGALTAEYLALHAPAGLRWALAGRDLGKLERLRERLAALDPACARLPLVRADAADTGALRELAASTAVLATTVGPYIWYGAGLVAACAEEGTDYVDLTGEPEFVDRMYVAHDARARETGARLVHACGFDSIPADLGAYFTVRRLPAGVPLRVDGFVRSNALFSGGTLASALTALGRGPQTLAAARARGLHQPRLPDRRVRGPVGAPRFSRETGTWALPLPTLDPAVVARSAAALERYGPDFRYRHYASVRHLPVAIGGTAAMGATVALAQVPAARRWLMGRWEPGSGPDAQRRARSWFTLRFVGGGGGRRVFTEVSGGDPGYGETAKMLAESALCLAQDALPERAGQLTTAVAMGDALLDRLQKAGIRFRVADAR is encoded by the coding sequence ATGAACGAGCACGTCCGGCGGAGCCGACCGCAACGGGCCTACGACATCGTCCTCTTCGGCGCCACCGGGTTCGTCGGGGCACTGACGGCCGAGTACCTCGCGCTGCACGCCCCGGCCGGTCTGCGGTGGGCGCTGGCCGGCCGCGACCTCGGCAAGCTGGAACGGCTGCGCGAACGGCTGGCCGCCCTCGACCCGGCGTGCGCCCGCCTGCCGCTGGTGCGGGCCGACGCCGCCGACACCGGCGCCCTGCGCGAACTCGCCGCCTCCACCGCGGTGCTGGCCACCACGGTGGGCCCGTACATCTGGTACGGGGCCGGGCTGGTCGCGGCCTGCGCCGAGGAGGGCACCGACTACGTGGACCTCACCGGGGAGCCGGAGTTCGTCGACCGGATGTACGTCGCGCACGACGCGCGGGCCCGGGAGACGGGGGCGCGCCTGGTGCACGCCTGCGGGTTCGACTCGATCCCGGCCGACCTGGGGGCGTACTTCACGGTGCGCCGGCTGCCCGCCGGGGTGCCCCTGCGGGTGGACGGCTTCGTCCGCTCCAACGCGCTGTTCTCCGGCGGTACGCTCGCTTCCGCCCTGACCGCGCTGGGGCGGGGCCCGCAGACCCTGGCCGCCGCGCGCGCCCGCGGACTGCACCAGCCGCGGCTGCCGGACCGCCGGGTACGGGGTCCCGTGGGCGCCCCGCGCTTCAGCCGGGAGACCGGGACCTGGGCCCTGCCGCTGCCCACCCTGGACCCGGCCGTCGTGGCCCGGTCGGCGGCGGCCCTGGAGCGGTACGGGCCGGACTTCCGCTACCGGCACTACGCCTCCGTGCGCCACCTCCCGGTCGCCATCGGCGGGACGGCGGCCATGGGCGCGACGGTGGCCCTGGCGCAGGTCCCGGCCGCCCGGCGGTGGCTGATGGGCCGCTGGGAGCCGGGCAGCGGGCCCGACGCGCAGCGCCGCGCGCGCAGCTGGTTCACGCTCCGGTTCGTCGGCGGGGGCGGCGGGCGGCGGGTCTTCACCGAGGTGTCGGGCGGGGACCCCGGCTACGGGGAGACCGCCAAGATGCTGGCCGAGTCCGCGCTCTGCCTGGCCCAGGACGCCCTGCCGGAGCGGGCCGGCCAGCTCACCACGGCGGTGGCGATGGGCGACGCCCTGCTGGACCGGCTCCAGAAGGCGGGGATCCGCTTCCGGGTGGCCGACGCGCGCTGA
- a CDS encoding endonuclease V — MTTVKTPADEVEARAIQDELRDRVVLDEPGPLPGRGLIAGVDVAYDDERDLVAAAAVVLDAATLEPVGEATAVGHVSFPYVPGLLAFRELPTVLAALDALAVVPDLVVCDGYGLAHPRGFGLACHLGVVTGLPSMGVAKNPFTFTYVEPGARRGDSSALLAPDGAVVGRALRTRDGVKPVYVSVGHRVSLDNACAHALALSPAYRIPETTRRADSLCRRALREAS, encoded by the coding sequence ATGACGACTGTGAAGACCCCCGCCGACGAGGTCGAGGCCCGCGCGATACAGGACGAACTCCGCGACCGGGTCGTGCTCGACGAGCCCGGCCCGCTCCCCGGCCGGGGACTGATCGCCGGAGTGGACGTGGCCTACGACGACGAGCGCGACCTGGTCGCCGCCGCGGCCGTCGTCCTCGACGCCGCCACCCTGGAGCCGGTGGGTGAGGCGACCGCCGTCGGGCACGTGAGCTTCCCGTACGTACCCGGGCTGCTGGCCTTCCGCGAACTGCCGACCGTACTGGCCGCCCTCGACGCCCTCGCGGTCGTCCCGGACCTCGTCGTCTGCGACGGCTACGGCCTCGCCCACCCCCGCGGCTTCGGCCTCGCCTGCCACCTCGGGGTGGTCACCGGGCTGCCGAGCATGGGCGTCGCCAAGAACCCGTTCACGTTCACCTACGTGGAACCGGGCGCCCGGCGCGGCGACTCCTCCGCGCTCCTGGCACCCGACGGCGCCGTCGTCGGGCGGGCGCTGCGCACCCGGGACGGGGTCAAGCCGGTGTACGTGTCCGTGGGCCACCGGGTCTCGCTGGACAACGCCTGCGCCCACGCCCTCGCCCTGAGCCCCGCGTACCGGATCCCCGAGACCACCCGGCGCGCCGACTCGCTGTGCCGGCGCGCCCTGCGCGAGGCCTCCTGA
- a CDS encoding YciI family protein yields the protein MFVMELTYTAPVESVEEEMDAHIAWLDGYYASGVFLASGRKVPREGGIILAAGVSRAEVEQIAAEDPFTVAGVCSYRITEFIATKTSSDLAAVRETLPA from the coding sequence ATGTTCGTCATGGAGCTCACCTACACCGCGCCCGTCGAGTCCGTCGAGGAAGAGATGGACGCCCACATCGCCTGGCTGGACGGGTACTACGCGTCCGGCGTCTTCCTCGCCTCGGGCCGCAAGGTCCCGCGCGAGGGCGGGATCATCCTGGCCGCGGGCGTCTCCCGCGCCGAGGTCGAGCAGATCGCGGCCGAGGACCCCTTCACGGTGGCGGGCGTCTGCTCCTACCGCATCACCGAGTTCATCGCCACGAAGACCTCTTCCGACCTGGCCGCGGTCCGCGAGACCCTGCCCGCCTGA
- a CDS encoding N-acetyltransferase family protein: protein MQPRPAEVADIPELIRLRAVALDSLGTDPGPGDAPWRKAADGWFRERLTGRSDVYCMVVGGAPGEPLLAGGMAWVTYHLPNPGRPDGRRGYLDGIVTDTAARGRGHGRRIVDALVGRLGDLGIHHVQLHASADGEPVYRAAGFTAGRYPGMDLFIKDPLTGPAS from the coding sequence GTGCAGCCCCGTCCCGCCGAAGTCGCCGACATCCCCGAACTGATACGCCTGCGCGCCGTCGCACTGGACTCCCTCGGGACCGACCCCGGCCCCGGCGACGCACCCTGGCGGAAGGCCGCCGACGGCTGGTTCCGGGAGCGGCTGACCGGCCGGTCCGACGTGTACTGCATGGTCGTCGGCGGCGCTCCGGGCGAGCCCCTGCTGGCCGGCGGGATGGCCTGGGTCACGTACCACCTGCCGAACCCCGGACGGCCCGACGGACGGCGCGGCTACCTCGACGGGATCGTCACGGACACCGCCGCGCGCGGGCGGGGCCACGGCCGCCGGATCGTCGACGCCCTCGTCGGCCGGCTCGGCGACCTGGGCATCCACCACGTGCAGCTGCACGCGAGCGCCGACGGGGAGCCCGTCTACCGGGCCGCCGGGTTCACCGCCGGCCGCTACCCGGGCATGGACCTGTTCATCAAGGACCCGCTCACCGGCCCGGCGTCCTGA
- a CDS encoding WD40/YVTN/BNR-like repeat-containing protein: protein MCAAALLVGLAVAPAQADTGAGDGPGAGLRGAGWALKATGKDARFRGLAAVSRSTAWVAGTKGTVLRTGDGGRSWQDVSPPGAVAEGLELRDIEAFDARRAVALSIGEGEASRVLRTEDGGATWTETFRNPDPRAFYDCLTFLDARHGLAMSDPVDGKFRILATDDGGRSWRVLPDTGMPAALPGEAAFAASGQCLVASGPRDVWLATGGGPVARVLHSPDRGLTWRAADSTVPAGDPARGVFALAFRDRTTGLAVGGDYRAGQASPQAAARTADAGRGWSRAATPPPAYRSGAAWFPYGRSTALAVGPTGTDVTTDAGRTWRTLDAGSYDTVDCTADGGCWAAGEKGRVARLEVLRTPGR, encoded by the coding sequence ATGTGCGCGGCAGCCCTGCTGGTGGGGCTGGCCGTCGCGCCGGCGCAGGCGGACACCGGAGCGGGAGACGGCCCCGGTGCCGGATTACGGGGCGCCGGCTGGGCACTGAAGGCGACCGGCAAGGACGCCCGGTTCCGCGGGCTCGCGGCCGTCAGCCGCAGCACGGCCTGGGTGGCCGGCACCAAGGGGACCGTCCTGCGCACCGGCGACGGCGGCCGCAGCTGGCAGGACGTGTCACCGCCGGGGGCGGTCGCCGAGGGGCTGGAGCTGCGCGACATCGAGGCCTTCGACGCGCGGCGGGCGGTCGCCCTGTCCATCGGCGAGGGCGAGGCCTCGCGGGTGCTGCGCACCGAGGACGGCGGCGCCACCTGGACCGAGACCTTCCGCAACCCCGATCCACGGGCCTTCTACGACTGCCTCACCTTCCTCGACGCCCGGCACGGACTGGCGATGAGCGACCCGGTGGACGGGAAGTTCCGCATCCTGGCCACGGACGACGGCGGCCGCAGCTGGCGGGTGCTGCCGGACACGGGAATGCCGGCGGCCCTGCCGGGCGAGGCCGCCTTCGCGGCGAGCGGGCAGTGCCTGGTGGCCTCCGGGCCGCGCGACGTCTGGCTGGCCACCGGCGGCGGCCCGGTCGCCCGGGTGCTGCATTCCCCGGACCGGGGGCTGACCTGGCGGGCCGCCGACTCCACCGTCCCGGCCGGCGACCCGGCCCGCGGGGTCTTCGCCCTGGCCTTCCGCGACCGTACGACGGGCCTCGCGGTCGGCGGCGACTACCGCGCCGGCCAGGCTTCGCCGCAGGCCGCCGCCCGCACCGCCGACGCGGGCCGGGGCTGGAGCCGGGCGGCCACCCCGCCGCCCGCCTACCGCTCGGGCGCGGCCTGGTTCCCGTACGGCCGCTCGACCGCGCTGGCGGTGGGCCCGACGGGCACGGACGTCACCACGGACGCGGGCCGCACCTGGCGGACCCTGGACGCGGGGTCCTACGACACCGTGGACTGCACGGCCGACGGCGGCTGCTGGGCGGCGGGGGAGAAGGGGCGGGTGGCCCGGCTGGAGGTGCTCAGGACGCCGGGCCGGTGA
- a CDS encoding (4Fe-4S)-binding protein, with amino-acid sequence MPSKGPKAYEGKNVTVTYDSGRCLHAAECVRGLPEVFDTGRRPWIDPDGSGPERVAEVIRRCPSGALQYLLSGGPAEEGDRPTSVTRSPDGQLVLRGELSVTTPDGRAHRETRVVLCACGVSGNQPYCDHSGACGAD; translated from the coding sequence ATGCCCTCCAAAGGACCGAAGGCCTACGAAGGCAAGAACGTCACCGTCACCTACGACTCCGGGCGGTGCCTGCACGCGGCGGAGTGCGTCCGCGGCCTGCCCGAGGTGTTCGACACCGGGCGGCGCCCGTGGATCGATCCCGACGGGTCCGGGCCGGAGCGGGTCGCCGAGGTGATCCGGCGCTGCCCGTCGGGCGCGCTCCAGTACCTGCTGTCCGGGGGCCCGGCGGAGGAGGGGGACCGGCCGACCAGCGTCACGCGGTCCCCCGACGGCCAGTTGGTGCTGCGCGGGGAACTCAGCGTGACCACCCCGGACGGTCGTGCGCACCGGGAGACCCGGGTGGTCCTTTGCGCCTGTGGAGTGAGCGGTAACCAGCCTTATTGCGATCACTCCGGGGCTTGCGGCGCCGACTGA
- a CDS encoding SsgA family sporulation/cell division regulator, translating into MITVIEQAVQARLVATAPKVETVPVTLCYDRADPFAVRMAFPAPATLEGVEVSWTFARELLTSGLQHPAGCGDVRVRPYDGDRTTVEFHAPEGVAIVLMLTAELQRFLERASAVVPPGLEHMYLDMDQSLDELMRGSC; encoded by the coding sequence TTGATCACTGTCATCGAGCAGGCCGTGCAGGCCCGTCTGGTCGCCACCGCGCCGAAGGTCGAGACCGTGCCCGTCACCCTCTGCTACGACCGCGCGGATCCCTTCGCCGTCCGCATGGCCTTCCCCGCCCCGGCCACGCTGGAGGGCGTCGAGGTCTCGTGGACCTTCGCCCGCGAGCTGCTGACCTCCGGCCTCCAGCACCCGGCCGGCTGCGGTGACGTGCGCGTGCGGCCGTACGACGGGGACCGGACGACGGTGGAGTTCCACGCGCCGGAGGGCGTCGCGATCGTGCTGATGCTGACGGCCGAACTCCAGCGGTTCCTGGAACGGGCCTCCGCCGTGGTGCCGCCGGGGCTGGAGCACATGTACCTCGACATGGACCAGAGCCTGGACGAGCTGATGCGGGGCTCCTGCTGA